The Solanum lycopersicum chromosome 2, SLM_r2.1 DNA window tGATGTGGGATGCTTCATTGGATACCATCTCCAAGAGTAAAGGACAATGATCCGAGCCTGTAGCAGATAAATGGGTTAAAGTGGTTTGAGGCATCTTTTCAAGCCAAGAATCATTAACTAAGGCCCTATCAAGCCTTTTCCAGATTCTATGGTTAATGCCTCTCTTGTTAGACCAAGTAAATTTATGACCACTAAACCCTATGTCTATAAGTCCACAAGCTTCAATTACAGCAATGAAATCCATACTTTTCTTCATATTGTATGGTAAGACACCAAGTTTTTCCTCCATATTAGAGATAACATTGTAGTCTCCTACGGCACACCAAGGATTGTTGTTAGCAGAAGCCTGATGAAGTAACTTCTCCCATAGAGGTCTCCTCAGGGATTCTTTGCATTTTGCATAAATAAAAGTATTAGTAAATTGATATTGTAATTCATTGTGTTTCAGGTCACAAGTAATTTGCTGTTCATCTTCATCAAGAATATTACAGTCAATATCACTGTTCCAAAAAACCCAAATCTTACTATTACAATTACTAATAGCATTATCCATGTTCAATTGCACTTTGAAGCTTTGTATATTAACATTATCAGAAAAAGGTTCCAGAATTGCAATAACAGACAAATGGTGCATTTTTCTAAGCATTTTGAGTCTTTCCAACACTCCTTGAGTGTTGATCCCCCTAACATTCCATACGATTGTACTAATCATTGGGAAGATCTGGAGGAGAAGAGTCTAGTGTTAGGTCTGCCTGCAGTGACAGTATTAGCATCCTGTTTGATGAAGTGAAATCTGTTTTGTTGGAAGTTCCTTGGAGATAGGCTCTGATTTTTAATGACTTGTTGGACCTCATCCTCTATTATCTGATCTTTATGAGGACTGAATGCCCTAATAAGAGCCTCACTAGACTCATCATTATCATCAGATTCCTGTAGAGAATGGTTATCATCTGTCTGATCATCCTCAGAATTGATCACTCCATATTCATCCAGATTCTGTTGAGCATTGAGTCTACATTGCTTATGCATTTTGTCCGGAGGGTCTGAGGTATGGGGAGCCATGTATTGTACTTGTAAGGGAAGAATATTTAGACCTTGGGTATCATCCACCATCACAAACTTGTTGCATAATTCTTCCCTTACTTCATGCTCTTGTTCCATATCCTTTTCTTGCTGCTGGATTTGTCTTCTTTTTGCAGCATCTCTTTTTTGTTTACTAGGTTTATTCCTACTCTTTGGGGAGCTTTCATTAGCCATAGTAACCTTTTGTTTCTCATGATCACTGTCATTTTGTTTTTCACCCTTTTCCTCTATTGTTTCCTTTGCATCCTGTTTTTTGTTGTCACTGTTTTGCATTTGCTGCTGTATTTGCTGTTTATGCTGCTGAATACCTTCAGCATTCCTAGTGGCTCTATGGGCAGTCCTATGGTCATGATCCAACCCCTCATGCATAGCATGAGGCAAATTCCCCCCTTTGGATTCCCCTTCCTGCAAGTTAGTGGCTATCTCCTGACACCCCCCATCCATACCTCCTTCCACTTCATCAGTAAAACCAGCATTCACATCACTAATATATGGGGGTTGAGGGCTTGGGAGAGATAAGTCAATACCTGTGCTCTTGCTTTTGGTGTTGCCTGCAATATATTGATGAGAATTGTTTTGTTTAGCTGGGTTGTTCCTGGTAGGCTGTACATTTAAATATGCATTATTTATTTGGTTTATTTGGTCTGATGCTTCCCTGCTCTCAACCAATTCAGTCTGCTGTCTCACCTGTGTTTCCTGCACTTCAAGGTTAGTAAAAAAATTCTGAGTTGGGAGGTTAGTTATACCTGCACTTTCCTGTTCCTGCTGCTGGCTACTGTTATCTTTTGGTGCTGGAGGGTTGACAGGCCTCCACACAGCATTGGTGTTGGCCTGTTCTTGAGGTTTTGGATGTCTCCTTCTTTGTATTTGCCATGGTTCCTCTTGTATCTGCATATTATGACCCTGTTCTTCTTGATTTTGTATGTGCCTCTTTTGTTGTTGATTCAGCAACTGTGGTTTTGGTTGGTTTTGCATTTCATTTTTtccattctcttctttttgattttttctaaCATGATTTGATGCCTTTGTTGTTTCAGGCTTAGGATTCTGCCCCTGTTCCTGTGTTTTTGCAGCCTCCCAACTTTTGGTGTTCCTGTCCCCTTCCTGCTCCCTGTTCTTCCTCAACTCATCATCTCTTCTTTTTATTGTACACTCCTCATCCTTATGCCCTTGATGcttacaataaaaacaatagtTAGGGATTCCTTCGTATTCAACTTTCAACCACCTTCTTTTGTTTGGATTGGAATTCTTGAAACCCAACCAAACATGTGAAGGTCTCTCCCTTGAGAGGTCGACCTGAACCTTTACTCTAGTGGTGCTGCCTCTAATTCTCTGTGAGGTAGGTGAATCCAAAAACAAAACTTTTCCAATGCTTTCCAAAATAGTTGTTAAGAATACTTTGTTGTAACAATGCCAAGGAAGGCCTGGAATGGATATCCATATAGGGACAACAGGTGTTTCTTCCTCCGGAGTAAAATCAGGGGTCCAAGCTTGTATTCTCATTGCTTGGCCCTCTATATTCATTTTCAGTTTCGTCCACACAGTTTGATAGTCCAATTCATTGTCCAAGTCAATGTAGACATGTCTAGAATTAAAGTATGTTATCTTAACTCCCCCCATCAGTTGAGTTTGCAAAATAAAACTCTTCCTAACCAGCTCCATTCTAGGCATAGTGTTCGTAAATTTGCCAACAAGAGTGTACTTACAAATTTCAGCTAATTTAACATAGTAATCACTTTCATCAATAAGAACAGCTGGGAATCCTTGTTTAGTGGTATGCACAGGTTCATTTAGAGTAATGGGAGTTTCGTTTTGTGCCTGATTATATCTCAACCTAGCTGCAAACGATTGTATCACAGTGTATGGGGCTGGTTCATCAGTTTGATCACTTTTATTATTGCTATTGGGCTGCTGGTTCTGCAGATGGTTGTTGGTATTTCTAGTTCTGCCCTGATCCACTTGACCAGCCTGTTTATGAGAATTATCAGTCTTCAGTTTAGGATCATACCTTGCAAAATTGTTAGAGACTTTGGGGAAGTTGTTGTGGTAGTGATCCCTTGCGCTGTTGTGCTGGTCA harbors:
- the LOC138342209 gene encoding uncharacterized protein; this encodes MDTRPTSRSNHGELSTGVYSPMEDDQLSQNLEQTAGRIDGSEDSDDFTSNVGINRGPVKEATSQGQNSQETLILNRLNTGNLKNKVPAPSTSTHPSVHQGRQGKIGETSSGDRGEGRQSSGIRIYENEAKAIVQNTIQHQEDNPNEQQRKHRMNKHIQPATSTTANSNFSFAIAGNSSQFTPHLNAGNSSEIQNHQDKMGKNDEVNDPRQEQNKESQDQIQRYQQQPGNENGSFEGSKVEQNQRNSAVYTDHTKQVQGGGKADDQHNSARDHYHNNFPKVSNNFARYDPKLKTDNSHKQAGQVDQGRTRNTNNHLQNQQPNSNNKSDQTDEPAPYTVIQSFAARLRYNQAQNETPITLNEPVHTTKQGFPAVLIDESDYYVKLAEICKYTLVGKFTNTMPRMELVRKSFILQTQLMGGVKITYFNSRHVYIDLDNELDYQTVWTKLKMNIEGQAMRIQAWTPDFTPEEETPVVPIWISIPGLPWHCYNKVFLTTILESIGKVLFLDSPTSQRIRGSTTRVKVQVDLSRERPSHVWLGFKNSNPNKRRWLKVEYEGIPNYCFYCKHQGHKDEECTIKRRDDELRKNREQEGDRNTKSWEAAKTQEQGQNPKPETTKASNHVRKNQKEENGKNEMQNQPKPQLLNQQQKRHIQNQEEQGHNMQIQEEPWQIQRRRHPKPQEQANTNAVWRPVNPPAPKDNSSQQQEQESAGITNLPTQNFFTNLEVQETQVRQQTELVESREASDQINQINNAYLNVQPTRNNPAKQNNSHQYIAGNTKSKSTGIDLSLPSPQPPYISDVNAGFTDEVEGGMDGGCQEIATNLQEGESKGGNLPHAMHEGLDHDHRTAHRATRNAEGIQQHKQQIQQQMQNSDNKKQDAKETIEEKGEKQNDSDHEKQKVTMANESSPKSRNKPSKQKRDAAKRRQIQQQEKDMEQEHEVREELCNKFVMVDDTQGLNILPLQVQYMAPHTSDPPDKMHKQCRLNAQQNLDEYGVINSEDDQTDDNHSLQESDDNDESSEALIRAFSPHKDQIIEDEVQQVIKNQSLSPRNFQQNRFHFIKQDANTVTAGRPNTRLFSSRSSQ